One Rosa chinensis cultivar Old Blush chromosome 5, RchiOBHm-V2, whole genome shotgun sequence genomic region harbors:
- the LOC112167022 gene encoding uncharacterized protein LOC112167022 isoform X4, whose translation MIKPQTGEEYLKTCVALYKYALKGDWEAAELILKKDRSKLPRASISRRYETVLHVAARTSHIHFVEKLVSMMEVEDLALQDIDGNTALCIAAAAGSLDIVQILIQKNKSLLTIRGGKDMAPAYMAAVSGQSEMACYLYYESKKMLEKTDRENFFFSCINNCLYDLAFQLLDADKALAKARTSSQKNKTALHILARRPSAFRGSQIPPMWPRLINSFLPGLKFACKRKLREANGALQLVHRLWEEILRDEYDDVMRLIKYPSNLFFDAAELGNYEFLAALMSSYPDLVWETDEKNRTIIHIAVLHRHASIFNLVHEIGSIKDVIVTYKDVQGNNIVHMAAKLAPQNQLNLVSGIALQMHRELVWFEEVKKIVQPQYIEMENDKGKTPQELFTEEHTVLMRQGEKWMKGTATSCMLVATIIATVVFSVAFSIPSGTDDHIGKPNLLKQKAFLDFTIADEVALFSSSTAMLMFLFILTSRYAENDFRKSLPLKLMAGLTSLVISIASMMMAFSTTFYLSCQYESKWVSNFTFLFAFLPIALFVLMKFPLVSDMSSSIFCSSLLFQP comes from the exons ATGATTAAACCCCAAACAGGAGAAGAATACCTTAAGACATGTGTTGCCCTCTATAAGTATGCACTAAAAGGTGATTGGGAAGCCGCTGAACTAATCTTGAAAAAGGATAGAAGCAAACTTCCACGAGCTAGCATATCTAGAAGATATGAAACAGTCCTTCACGTTGCAGCAAGAACAAGCCATATTCACTTTGTGGAGAAACTGGTCAGCATGATGGAAGTAGAAGACTTGGCACTGCAGGACATAGATGGAAACACTGCCTTATGCATTGCCGCTGCGGCTGGATCTCTAGACATTGTCCAGATTTTAATACAAAAGAACAAGTCTTTGCTAACAATTAGAGGCGGTAAAGATATGGCACCGGCCTATATGGCTGCTGTGTCAGGACAGTCTGAAATGGCATGTTACCTGTACTACGAAAGTAAAAAGATGTTGGAGAAAACCGACcgagaaaacttttttttttcttgcatcAACAATTGTCTATACG atttgGCCTTTCAGTTGCTAGATGCTGATAAAGCATTAGCGAAGGCACGTACTAGTTCGCAGAAAAATAAAACAGCCTTGCATATCCTGGCTCGAAGACCTTCAGCATTTCGTGGCAGCCAAATTCCACCAATGTGGCCTAGACTCATTAACTCAT TCCTCCCAGGTTTGAAGTTCGCATGCAAAAGAAAGTTGAGAGAAGCTAATGGAGCCCTTCAACTAGTCCACCGCCTCTGGGAAGAAATCTTGAGAGATGAGTATGATGACGTGATGAGGCTGATCAAATATCCTTCAAATTTATTCTTTGACGCAGCAGAATTAGGGAATTATGAGTTTCTGGCAGCGCTTATGAGCTCTTATCCTGATTTAGTATGGGAAACTGATGAAAAAAATCGAACCATAATCCACATCGCAGTTCTGCATCGTCACGCAAGTATCTTCAATCTAGTGCATGAAATAGGCTCAATCAAAGATGTCATCGTGACATACAAAGATGTTCAGGGTAACAACATTGTGCATATGGCTGCAAAATTAGCACCTCAAAATCAATTGAATCTCGTGTCAGGCATAGCTCTTCAAATGCATCGAGAGTTGGTATGGTTTGAG GAAGTCAAAAAGATCGTCCAACCTCAATACATCGAGATGGAAAACGACAAAGGAAAAACACCTCAAGAATTATTTACAGAAGAGCATACGGTGTTAATGCGTCAAGGAGAAAAATGGATGAAGGGCACAGCAACTTCATGCATGCTCGTTGCGACTATTATCGCAACCGTTGTGTTCTCAGTTGCATTTAGCATACCGAGTGGCACAGATGATCATATTGGAAAACCAAACCTTTTGAAACAGAAAGCCTTTCTAGACTTTACCATAGCTGACGAAGTAGCACTCTTTTCCTCTTCAACTGCAATGTTGATGTTCTTGTTCATCCTTACCTCGCGGTATGCAGAAAATGATTTCCGAAAGTCCTTACCCTTGAAGTTGATGGCAGGACTCACTAGCCTCGTCATATCTATAGCATCAATGATGATGGCTTTCAGCACTACCTTCTATCTATCTTGTCAATACGAATCAAAATGGGTTTcaaattttacatttttatttgcATTTCTCCCAATTGCTTTGTTTGTGCTTATGAAATTTCCTCTTGTGTCCGACATGTCCTCTTCTATATTTTGCTCAAGTCTACTATTTCAGCCGTAG